In the Sorghum bicolor cultivar BTx623 chromosome 4, Sorghum_bicolor_NCBIv3, whole genome shotgun sequence genome, ataaataaagtttgatttggtTCAGTTCACTATCACATCTTTCGTTCGCGAAAAACAGACCGTTGGGTGCGTGTGCAAAACAATTCAGACCAATGTCAATGTGTCACACACACTCACGACTAATCCCCTCTTGCTAACAAATAATAATCCAGCTTTAGCCGGTGATCATGGTGCCGGTGCCCTCGTCCGTGAGTATCTCGAGCAGCAGCGAGTGCGGGACGCGGCCGTCGATGATGCTGGCGGTGCGCACCCCCTGGGCGATGGCACGGACGCAGCACTCCACCTTGGGAATCATCCCGCCGCCCACCTTCCCCTCGGCCACCATCCGCCTCACCCCGGCGACGTCCACCTCCCTCACCAGGCTCCCCGGGTCGTCGCGGTCCGCCAGTATGCCGGACACGTCCGTGAGCAGCAGCAGCTTCTCGGCTCCCACCGCCGCCGCGATCTCCCCGGCCGCCGTGTCGGCGTTGATGTTGTAGGCCTGCCCGGCCTCGTCGGCCGCCACGGTGGCGATGACCGGGATGTGCCCGGACGCGATGATGGGGTGGAGGACGGCGGGGTCCACGCGCGTCACTTCGCCGACGAAGCCGAGGGAGGCGGCGTCGGGGGAGGGCCGCGCGGTGAGTAGGCGCGCGTCCTTGCCGCACAGCCCGACGGCGGTGGCCCCCGCGAGGCTGATGAGGGAGACGAGCTGCTTGTTGACCTTGCCCACGAGCACCATCTCCACGACCTCCATGGTGACCGCGTCCGTGACGCGGAGCCCGTTCCGGAACTGGGGCTCCACGCCGACGCGCGCCAGCCAGGAGTTGATCTCGGGCCCGCCGCCGTGGACGAGCACGGGGCGGAGGCCGACGCAGGACAGCAGGACCAGGTCGCGGATCACCGACGCCTGCAGCTCCGCCGACTTCATCGCCGCGCCGCCGTACTTGACCACCACCGTCTTGCCCTTGAACCTCTGGATGAACGGGAGCGCCTCCGACAGCACGTCCACGCGGCTCAGCGCCGCTACAGGGGACGCCGGCGTGGGCTGCGCCGCCGCCACGGAAGCGGCGGAGACCCGGAGACCGCCGCTGCGGTGGGAGGCTGACGGGGTCAGGGCCGCAACGCGGTTAGCGTTCAGGCCATGCTTCGGGGTCGgcgtggaggcggcggcggcggcggcgagggagggGTGGGGATTGGTGAGCAGCATGGTTTGCAACGGGGGGTCGTTGTGTTCGATGAAATGCCTCGCTTTGGTTTGGGTGTAGGCGGAAGCGAGCTTGCTGCTCGGCACTGGAAGTGTGCCCACGGCGCAGCGGAAATGGGTAATTGTAAGATTGGGACGGCGGCGTAGCAGGTGGCGAGTGGTGACACCGGAGCTGGTGGAGCGGCCGGCGGTTGACCGGAGCACGTGTTTTCGTTTGGGGATCGACTTGCTTTGCAAATTCGAGTATATGTTGTTTCGTGCTCTGGTTTTGATTATTTGGCATGGTGTAGCAGCACATTTGATATGATAGAGAAATTTCGATCAAAATGTGAAAAGAAATAAGGGCAATTCTCACATCTGGAGAGGTTCTGATTCATATGAACTCTCTGATCGAGTCTCTGTATTTACGTTGGGGACATCCGTTGGATTTTCTGCATTTTAAAACCCGTTCGACAAAACTGAAAGGTCAGGACTAAACAATATCAGTGTTGCTTGACAGGCCTGATTGCTGTCTCGAGCATGGCGTGGAATATACTATTTGTTTCTGAGCTCAACTTGACTGTCTTGACAGGCCCAACGGTCTGCCAGGGACACGACTATTGTAGCATTTGGGCTTCATGGTCTGATGAGTGGCTGGGCCAACCGGCTGGAGCTTTGGCCCAGCAATCAACTCTTGgactttttttttcctcttaATTTGCCAACTCAACGAAAAACAGAACGACGAACTGTTCTTGCTCGGCTCTCCACTTCCCGGTTCTTCCTTCTCATCTGATGTCCTTCTTCTTCAGCTCTTCTAAAAAGTAAAAACTCTCTTCCGAT is a window encoding:
- the LOC8076236 gene encoding uncharacterized protein LOC8076236, giving the protein MLLTNPHPSLAAAAAASTPTPKHGLNANRVAALTPSASHRSGGLRVSAASVAAAQPTPASPVAALSRVDVLSEALPFIQRFKGKTVVVKYGGAAMKSAELQASVIRDLVLLSCVGLRPVLVHGGGPEINSWLARVGVEPQFRNGLRVTDAVTMEVVEMVLVGKVNKQLVSLISLAGATAVGLCGKDARLLTARPSPDAASLGFVGEVTRVDPAVLHPIIASGHIPVIATVAADEAGQAYNINADTAAGEIAAAVGAEKLLLLTDVSGILADRDDPGSLVREVDVAGVRRMVAEGKVGGGMIPKVECCVRAIAQGVRTASIIDGRVPHSLLLEILTDEGTGTMITG